A genomic stretch from Hemitrygon akajei chromosome 10, sHemAka1.3, whole genome shotgun sequence includes:
- the tspan11 gene encoding tetraspanin-11 isoform X3 produces the protein MTKNYKKDSEDYLTICLKYLLFVFNIIFWVAGVGVLLTGAWTLNEKRDYLNLLPSSTFAVSASILIFAGSLVTITGFLGCCAVIREQKSALVAYFSSLLLIFLIELVAGILACVYYQRLSEELKEQLNKEMMENYGQPGEGSITQSIDRLQQDFKCCGSNSSSDWQDSVYILSPDSGDRLVPDSCCKTVTEACGQRDHPSNVYKVEVCGTR, from the exons ATGACCAAAAATTACAAAAAGGATTCAGAAGACTACCTGACGATCTGCTTGAAGTATCTACTATTTGTTTTTAACATCATCTTCTGG GTGGCTGGTGTTGGTGTGCTTCTCACTGGAGCTTGGACACTGAATGAAAAGAGAGACTACCTGAACCTCCTGCCATCTAGCACCTTTGCTGTCTCTGCCAGTATCCTTATCTTCGCTGGAAGCCTTGTGACAATCACTGGGTTCCTTGGGTGCTGTGCTGTTATTCGAGAGCAGAAGTCTGCCCTTGTAGCA tACTTTTCTTCACTCTTGTTAATCTTCCTGATCGAGCTGGTAGCCGGCATCCTTGCTTGTGTTTATTATCAAAGG TTGAGTGAAGAGTTGAAAGAGCAGCTGAACAAAGAGATGATGGAGAATTACGGGCAGCCAGGAGAGGGCAGCATCACCCAGTCCATCGATCGGCTTCAGCAAGAC TTTAAATGCTGTGGCAGCAACAGCTCGTCTGACTGGCAGGACAGTGTCTACATTCTCTCCCCTGACTCGGGTGACAGGCTTGTACCTGACAGTTGTTGTAAAACTGTAACAGAGGCCTGTGGCCAACGAGACCACCCATCAAATGTCTACAAGGTAGAG